GATTACTGTGCAACGTCAACTTAAATTCTTGAGCAGGTTTTGCTAAACCTTCAGCAATAATATCTGAGCCATCTTCAGCCTTACACTGATTGACAACCTTGAGACCTGAACCATCTGTTTTTTCAACATATAGTTGAAATACTTTAAAGTCGCTACAGTACTACTGGTGTAAATTTTTTGCAGCCTCTGTCTGCGTAGGCACAGCAAGCAAGAAAAATTTGCACCAGCAGTAGGTGTTGTATCGATATTACTTTTCACCGACTATAGTTAGCGGCCACATCACTGGCACAGTTACGCTGAAAGTACATTGGCAATCGACCAATCTCATACCAAGTACCAGCATATTTTTTTAAATCAACACTATCTAGCGTAGTCGGTGTACTAGCAGATTTATGGATAATACTACTGGGTTTAACCGCGAGCATTTCTGTCGTTGCGTTAGTCATGTATTTGCTAGCAACCGCTTGAGTAACAGGCGGTGTCGCTGCATAAGCAGAGAACACAGCTAACGGTATGATAATCGCTAGGGCAATGCCGGTATATCTAATAAGACCATTCATAAATATACGCTCTGGTATCTCTGCAACGCTTGCTGCGTTTTTAGGAGATATAGTGTGAGTTAATTCGACTGTGGATTGCTCAAATTCTTCAAAAACACTTGTCTTAATAGAATTAACTTCAACCGTACTGCTTTTAAAGGTATTGCTATCAATTACATTAGGGTGCATTGCGCTTACATTAGTTTTTTTGACACTTTTATAGCCAAAAAAGCTGTTTTGTTGAGACATATCTTGTGCCAGACTCTCCAAACATTCTTCACTACAACCTACATGGATATAACTGGCATCATTACTAGCACGGTCAATATTCCCTGCTGATATTGCCTGATCTTGTTTCATCTGATACTTAGGTAGCTGGTCAGTATGCTGCGATTGAGAACCAGCTGCTTCCGAATCAGACCATGCTGACTTCGGCAACTTATTGGTTTGCATAGGGATACCATTTATTAACAGTGATTATTAGAAGCGCTTTATTTACTCATAAGAATTTACTCATAACATTGTTATTTATCAGAACATTACAAAATGATTTTCACCGATCATCTCTACGATAAAAAATGAATGAAAATTAAAGTTGTTATGACTTTTAAAATTGTCGTCATTAAAAGCCTTCTTAACAATTAGTCAATCTATAAAAGCTTGATTTAGCGCCCTTCGATAATTAATGATTCATAGTAATGGCAAACCCCCGATCAAAACAGTGTGGCAATGTAGAAAAACGCAACGGTTTGTAAGTAATTCTGTATATATACCACGAAAGACTACATTTTTATTAACCGTTAAAGAACATTCAAATCAATCACTTATCTTGTGCTATTGCGCCTGTGAGAATTCGTTTATTTGACCTATTATGCTCTGGGTTTAGTGGTGTTCAGATAGCAGTTTAGCGCCTAAAACCACCGTAAAAATGATAGTAATGATAGTAATAATAGTACCAAAAACTATTTTAAAAACTGACGAATTCCAGCAACAGCAATTCCTCCATGTAACATGGCTTGCTCACTCATCACAGGCGATAGACCACCTAAACCGATAACTGGCATATCAGCTAATTCTGCTAACTTTGACCACGCCTCCCAACCTAACGGCGGTGTATCAGGATGGGTTTGGGTGCACTCGACAGGTGCTAAAAAAATACCGATAACGGGTGGCAACTGTTGCTGCAAGCGAAAAAACGCCAGTTGATTAGCAGCATTAATACTATCTGCATCATGACAACTGACTATTAATGGCAAGTTTGTAGATAAGGCAGAGTACGACATAGACTCTTTTGCAACGCTGCTTGACCATTGCATAAGCTGTGTCTGTGTTAAATGCCCTGCTATAATTTGACGGTTTATGACAGCGTTGTCTGCTTTGTCAGTATGTAAGTGATCAGGAGCAATCGCTTTAATATCAGAACGTAGTTGTAGTAGCCGTTCTATGCTGTCTTCTGCCCCTGCTACTTTTATTCTCATATAAACCAAGGCATCAGCCGCTATATGCTCATGATGATACTGTGACCATGCTGCCCTAGGATTGGGAAAACCGTTAAAGTGTGCCAAAGGATAAGTAATGGTTATCTGCACTGGTAGTTGCAACCAAACAAGAATTGTCTTGTTTGCAGCTGGTAAATCATAATGCCCTGCTAGCAGCTTCGCCTTATCTACCCATGTCAGCTTTTGACCTTCTAGACCACAGCTTAGGTTTTTATATTGCGCATATTGTTGTGCGGTTACTTCAATACGGTAAACCTGTAAGCAGACCTGTTTATCGCCATAATCATGATGCAATCGACCCAGTTTCACCGCCGTATTATTAGCAATATTGATGCCTGTCTCTT
This window of the Psychrobacter arcticus 273-4 genome carries:
- a CDS encoding lipocalin family protein; this translates as MQTNKLPKSAWSDSEAAGSQSQHTDQLPKYQMKQDQAISAGNIDRASNDASYIHVGCSEECLESLAQDMSQQNSFFGYKSVKKTNVSAMHPNVIDSNTFKSSTVEVNSIKTSVFEEFEQSTVELTHTISPKNAASVAEIPERIFMNGLIRYTGIALAIIIPLAVFSAYAATPPVTQAVASKYMTNATTEMLAVKPSSIIHKSASTPTTLDSVDLKKYAGTWYEIGRLPMYFQRNCASDVAANYSR
- a CDS encoding NUDIX domain-containing protein; this translates as MAVEKSTSIKNNSIKTVNVAVAVIHYQNQYLLGFRAASQHQGNRYEFVGGKIDAHETAKQALIREVAEETGINIANNTAVKLGRLHHDYGDKQVCLQVYRIEVTAQQYAQYKNLSCGLEGQKLTWVDKAKLLAGHYDLPAANKTILVWLQLPVQITITYPLAHFNGFPNPRAAWSQYHHEHIAADALVYMRIKVAGAEDSIERLLQLRSDIKAIAPDHLHTDKADNAVINRQIIAGHLTQTQLMQWSSSVAKESMSYSALSTNLPLIVSCHDADSINAANQLAFFRLQQQLPPVIGIFLAPVECTQTHPDTPPLGWEAWSKLAELADMPVIGLGGLSPVMSEQAMLHGGIAVAGIRQFLK